A window from Halomicrobium urmianum encodes these proteins:
- a CDS encoding fibronectin type III domain-containing protein, producing MPVYVDGELAFGREPGGDAPDETAPAPPTPLSVTGIGPTAIGLSWSAVTDDGSGIEHYAISGDGIQRTTVPAGTTSTTLEMLSPATDYEVAVRAVDGAGNGSELATGSATTATVEDGPDPLDGTEPTDPDEDGVYEDLNGNGETDYSDVVRYFDEIDGEYFAENAEYFDFNGNGEADYSDLVALFQAV from the coding sequence GTGCCGGTCTACGTCGACGGCGAACTCGCGTTCGGCCGCGAACCCGGCGGTGACGCGCCCGACGAGACCGCACCCGCACCTCCGACGCCGCTCTCGGTGACCGGCATCGGCCCGACCGCGATCGGTCTCTCCTGGAGCGCGGTCACCGACGACGGCTCCGGCATCGAGCACTACGCCATCTCCGGCGACGGAATCCAGCGGACCACCGTGCCCGCGGGCACGACCTCGACGACGCTGGAGATGCTCTCGCCGGCGACCGACTACGAGGTCGCCGTCCGGGCCGTCGATGGCGCCGGCAACGGCTCCGAGCTGGCGACGGGGTCCGCGACGACCGCCACAGTCGAGGACGGCCCCGACCCGCTCGACGGGACCGAGCCGACCGACCCCGACGAAGACGGCGTCTACGAGGACCTCAACGGCAACGGCGAGACCGACTACTCCGACGTCGTGCGCTACTTCGACGAGATCGACGGCGAGTACTTCGCGGAGAACGCCGAGTACTTCGACTTCAACGGCAACGGCGAGGCCGACTACAGCGACCTCGTCGCCCTGTTCCAGGCGGTGTAG
- a CDS encoding sugar porter family MFS transporter, translated as MSMADVRRLVDGEGGRFIYLAAALAALNGLLFGFDTGIISGAFLYIQDTFTMSPLVEGIVVSGAMAGAALGAAVGGRLSDRLGRRRLILLGAGVFFVGSFLMAVAPNVPVLVAGRLIDGLAIGFASIVGPLYISEIAPPRIRGALTSLNQLMVTVGILASYFVNYAFAGAGAWRWMLGAGMVPAVVLAVGMAKMPESPRWLYERGREDEARAVLRRTRQSGVEEELAEIEETVAKQSGTGLSDLFESWLRPALIVGLGLAVFQQVTGINAVMYYAPTVLESTGFGDVTSILATVGIGAVNVIMTIVAIALIDRVGRRALLLVGIGGMVATLGILGAVFYLPGFDGVLGWAATGSLMLFVAFFAIGLGPVFWLLASEIYPLSVRGSAMGLVTVANWLANLIVSLAFPMLRSSVGQSWTFWLFGACSVVALVFSYRYVPETKGRSLEAIEADLRASVGSTPAGAVGDEADD; from the coding sequence ATGTCAATGGCAGACGTACGCCGTCTCGTCGACGGCGAGGGTGGGCGGTTCATCTACCTCGCCGCGGCGCTGGCGGCGCTCAACGGGCTCCTGTTCGGGTTCGACACCGGAATCATCTCCGGCGCGTTCCTCTACATTCAGGACACGTTCACCATGTCCCCGCTGGTGGAGGGAATCGTCGTCAGCGGCGCGATGGCGGGAGCGGCACTCGGGGCGGCCGTCGGCGGTCGCCTGTCCGACCGCCTCGGTCGCCGGCGGCTGATCCTGCTGGGCGCGGGCGTGTTCTTCGTCGGGTCGTTCCTGATGGCCGTCGCCCCGAACGTCCCCGTGCTCGTCGCAGGGCGGCTGATCGACGGGCTCGCCATCGGGTTCGCGTCGATCGTTGGGCCGCTGTACATCTCGGAGATCGCACCGCCGCGGATCCGCGGCGCGCTCACGTCGCTGAACCAGCTGATGGTTACCGTGGGCATCCTGGCGTCGTACTTCGTCAACTACGCCTTCGCCGGCGCGGGCGCCTGGCGGTGGATGCTCGGTGCCGGGATGGTCCCGGCCGTCGTCCTCGCCGTCGGAATGGCCAAGATGCCCGAGAGCCCCCGCTGGCTCTACGAGCGCGGGCGCGAGGACGAGGCCCGGGCGGTCCTCCGGCGCACTCGCCAGAGCGGCGTCGAGGAGGAACTCGCGGAGATCGAGGAGACGGTCGCAAAGCAGTCCGGGACGGGACTGAGCGACCTGTTCGAGTCGTGGCTCCGCCCGGCTCTGATCGTCGGCCTCGGGCTCGCCGTCTTCCAGCAGGTGACCGGCATCAACGCCGTCATGTACTACGCGCCGACCGTCCTCGAGTCGACCGGCTTCGGCGACGTCACCTCGATCCTCGCGACGGTCGGCATCGGCGCCGTCAACGTGATCATGACGATCGTCGCCATCGCGCTGATCGACCGCGTCGGCCGCCGCGCGCTGCTTCTGGTCGGCATCGGCGGCATGGTCGCGACCCTGGGGATCCTCGGCGCCGTCTTCTACCTTCCGGGCTTCGACGGCGTTCTCGGCTGGGCCGCCACGGGTAGCCTGATGCTGTTCGTCGCCTTCTTCGCCATCGGCCTCGGACCGGTGTTCTGGCTGCTGGCCTCGGAGATCTACCCGCTGTCCGTCCGGGGCAGCGCGATGGGGCTGGTGACCGTCGCCAACTGGCTGGCGAACCTGATCGTCTCGCTGGCCTTCCCGATGCTGCGGTCCAGCGTCGGCCAGTCGTGGACCTTCTGGCTGTTCGGCGCCTGCAGCGTCGTCGCACTGGTCTTCAGTTACCGGTACGTCCCGGAGACGAAGGGCCGCTCGCTGGAGGCCATCGAGGCCGACCTCCGCGCGAGCGTCGGGTCGACGCCCGCCGGCGCGGTCGGCGACGAGGCGGACGACTGA
- a CDS encoding UPF0175 family protein, with the protein MPTISARLPAEEKEELDAVADMLSEDRSTTIRKALREGLETLRVRVAVERYQSGDVSAAEAAEIADLSIAEWLDVARERNLTTQLDLSDLEIDADTATEL; encoded by the coding sequence ATGCCGACGATCAGCGCGCGGCTGCCGGCCGAGGAGAAGGAGGAACTGGACGCGGTCGCGGACATGCTCTCGGAGGACCGATCGACCACCATCCGGAAGGCCCTGCGGGAGGGCCTGGAGACGCTGCGGGTGCGGGTCGCCGTCGAGCGGTACCAGTCGGGCGACGTCTCCGCGGCGGAGGCGGCCGAGATCGCCGATCTCTCGATCGCCGAGTGGCTGGACGTGGCCCGCGAGCGCAACCTCACGACGCAACTGGACCTCTCCGATCTGGAGATCGACGCCGACACCGCGACTGAACTATGA
- a CDS encoding phosphoglycerol geranylgeranyltransferase: MSTWADWDHVVKIDPDKSLVEGETFEDVCETGTDALEIGGTLDVTSEKMERVIDACAKYDVPLYQEPSNPSVVVEDEAVDGYLVPTVLNAGDLAWTTGFHKEWVKTSDVDWDRTTTEAYVILNPDCSAAQLTQADTDQDADDVAAYAEMAEQMLGQEIVYVEYSGTLGDPEKVRAAHEALEESTLFYGGGIRDYESARQMGEVSDVVVVGDLVHDEGVNAVRETVEGAADAAATAER; the protein is encoded by the coding sequence ATGAGCACGTGGGCGGACTGGGATCACGTCGTGAAGATCGACCCGGACAAGAGCCTGGTCGAGGGCGAGACGTTCGAGGACGTCTGCGAGACCGGGACGGACGCGCTGGAGATCGGCGGGACGCTGGACGTCACCAGCGAGAAGATGGAGCGGGTGATCGACGCCTGCGCGAAGTACGACGTCCCGCTGTACCAGGAACCGTCCAACCCCTCGGTCGTCGTGGAGGACGAGGCCGTGGACGGCTACCTCGTCCCGACCGTCCTCAACGCCGGCGACCTCGCCTGGACGACGGGCTTCCACAAGGAGTGGGTCAAGACCAGCGACGTCGACTGGGACCGGACGACGACGGAGGCGTACGTCATCCTCAACCCCGACTGCAGCGCCGCCCAGCTGACCCAGGCCGACACCGATCAGGACGCCGACGACGTGGCGGCCTACGCCGAGATGGCCGAGCAGATGCTGGGCCAGGAGATCGTCTACGTCGAGTACTCGGGTACGCTGGGCGACCCCGAGAAGGTCCGGGCCGCCCACGAGGCGCTGGAGGAGTCGACCCTGTTCTACGGCGGCGGCATCCGCGACTACGAGTCCGCCCGCCAGATGGGCGAGGTCTCGGACGTCGTCGTGGTCGGTGACCTCGTCCACGACGAGGGCGTCAACGCCGTCCGCGAGACCGTCGAGGGGGCGGCCGACGCGGCGGCGACGGCCGAGCGCTGA
- a CDS encoding Lrp/AsnC family transcriptional regulator, producing the protein MVDRPIDDLDRRILHALQHNSRKTAASDVAESADVSPRTVRNRIERLEEAGIIEGYGAQVNYEAAGYQLHTLIVCTAPIHEREEIARRALEVPGVVAVREVMTGAENVQVEVVGVDGNDLSRIGRELNDVGLEVVDEDLIRNEYEQPLHLFGPTATEVDAEGEAD; encoded by the coding sequence ATGGTCGACCGTCCGATAGACGACCTGGACAGGCGCATCCTCCACGCGCTCCAGCACAACTCGCGCAAGACGGCCGCCAGCGACGTGGCCGAGTCGGCGGACGTCTCGCCGCGGACCGTCCGCAACCGGATCGAGCGCTTGGAGGAGGCGGGCATCATCGAGGGGTACGGCGCGCAGGTCAACTACGAGGCCGCTGGCTACCAGTTACACACCCTGATCGTCTGCACCGCGCCGATCCACGAGCGCGAGGAGATCGCCAGGCGCGCCCTGGAGGTGCCCGGCGTCGTCGCCGTCCGGGAGGTGATGACCGGGGCGGAGAACGTGCAGGTCGAGGTCGTCGGGGTCGACGGCAACGACCTCAGCCGCATCGGGCGAGAGCTCAACGACGTCGGCCTCGAAGTCGTCGACGAGGACCTGATCCGCAACGAGTACGAGCAGCCCCTCCACCTGTTCGGCCCGACGGCGACCGAGGTCGACGCCGAGGGCGAGGCCGACTAG
- a CDS encoding pantoate kinase — translation MTEATAFVPGHVTGFFTAEPAEDPIEAGSRGGGLALGDGVRVTVSPADERSVRLNGEAIEVGAVERVLSALDATVAVRAETDLPLGSGFGVSGATALGAALAANAALDRGLSENELVAVAHGAEVQAGTGLGDVVAQARGGVPLRLEPGGPEYNYVDAVPARGRVEYLVRGELDTEDVITGDTEELTAAGERALSRVVREPTMDGFMRASRRFAREADLLTPAVRSVVEDVIEAGGDASMAMLGETVFALGTGLTDAGYDAGVTEIHPGGATLEP, via the coding sequence ATGACCGAGGCCACGGCGTTCGTCCCGGGACACGTCACCGGCTTCTTCACCGCGGAACCGGCCGAGGACCCGATCGAGGCGGGCTCGCGCGGGGGCGGCCTCGCGCTGGGAGACGGCGTGAGGGTGACCGTCAGCCCCGCCGACGAGCGGTCGGTCCGGCTGAACGGCGAGGCGATCGAGGTCGGCGCCGTCGAGCGCGTCCTCTCGGCGCTCGACGCGACCGTCGCGGTCCGGGCGGAGACGGACCTGCCGCTCGGATCGGGGTTCGGCGTCTCCGGGGCGACGGCGCTGGGCGCGGCCCTCGCGGCCAACGCCGCGCTCGATCGGGGCCTCTCGGAGAACGAACTCGTCGCCGTCGCCCACGGCGCCGAGGTCCAGGCCGGGACCGGACTGGGCGACGTGGTCGCGCAGGCCCGCGGCGGCGTCCCGCTCCGGCTCGAGCCCGGCGGACCGGAGTACAACTACGTCGACGCCGTGCCCGCCCGCGGGCGCGTCGAGTACCTCGTCCGCGGCGAACTCGATACGGAGGACGTCATCACCGGCGACACGGAAGAGCTGACCGCGGCCGGCGAGCGGGCGCTCTCGCGGGTAGTCCGCGAGCCCACGATGGACGGGTTCATGCGCGCCTCGCGGCGGTTCGCCCGCGAGGCCGATCTGCTGACGCCCGCGGTCCGCTCGGTCGTCGAGGACGTCATCGAGGCCGGCGGCGACGCCTCGATGGCGATGCTCGGCGAGACCGTCTTCGCGCTCGGCACGGGGCTGACCGACGCCGGCTACGACGCCGGCGTCACCGAGATCCACCCCGGCGGCGCGACGCTGGAACCGTGA
- the aspS gene encoding aspartate--tRNA(Asn) ligase, translated as MDERTYTADAEPGKTVTVAGWVHEIRDLGGIAFLILRDKSGKIQVKFEKDEMDEDLVETGLNVHRESVLTVTGDVEEEPRAPTGVEVTPDSLEVVSEADPELPLDPSGKVDAELSTRLDNRTLDLRKDEVKAIFEIRAEVLRAVREQFRELGCTEINTPKIVATGTEGGTELFPITYFGQEAFMNQSPQLFKQLMVGSGLERVFEIGPIFRAEEHNTPRHLNEATSIDFESAFYDHEDAMDACESVVRAAYEVVEANCQEQLEALDLQDDFSAPAESFPRLTYEEAIDRINATGELDEPLVWGDDLSTEAEHALGQDVGQHYFITDWPSEIKPFYIMDKDDEVSTGFDMMHPEMELVSGGQREHRHDQLVQGFEQQGLDPEAFEYYTKMFKYGMPPHAGWGLGGERLIMTMLGLGNIREAVLFPRDRQRLSP; from the coding sequence ATGGACGAGCGAACCTACACCGCGGACGCCGAGCCCGGCAAGACAGTCACCGTGGCCGGCTGGGTCCACGAGATCCGGGACCTCGGCGGCATCGCCTTCCTGATCCTCCGGGACAAGTCCGGGAAGATTCAGGTCAAGTTCGAGAAGGACGAGATGGACGAGGACCTCGTGGAGACGGGGCTGAACGTCCACCGGGAGTCCGTGCTCACCGTCACTGGCGACGTCGAGGAGGAGCCCCGCGCGCCCACCGGCGTCGAGGTCACGCCCGACTCGCTGGAGGTCGTCTCCGAGGCCGACCCCGAACTGCCGCTCGACCCCTCCGGCAAGGTCGACGCGGAACTCTCAACGCGGCTGGACAACCGCACGCTGGACCTCCGCAAGGACGAGGTCAAGGCTATCTTCGAGATCCGCGCCGAGGTCCTGCGCGCCGTCCGCGAGCAGTTCCGCGAGCTGGGCTGCACGGAGATCAACACGCCGAAGATCGTCGCTACCGGCACCGAAGGCGGCACGGAGCTGTTCCCGATCACCTACTTCGGCCAGGAGGCCTTCATGAACCAGAGCCCCCAGCTGTTCAAGCAGCTGATGGTCGGCTCCGGCCTGGAGCGGGTGTTCGAGATCGGCCCGATCTTCCGCGCCGAGGAGCACAACACGCCGCGGCACCTCAACGAGGCCACCTCCATCGACTTCGAGTCGGCCTTCTACGACCACGAGGACGCCATGGACGCCTGCGAGTCGGTCGTCCGCGCCGCCTACGAGGTCGTCGAGGCAAACTGCCAGGAGCAGCTGGAAGCCCTCGACCTGCAGGACGACTTTTCGGCCCCCGCCGAGAGCTTCCCCCGGCTCACCTACGAGGAGGCCATCGACCGCATCAACGCCACCGGCGAACTCGACGAGCCGCTCGTGTGGGGCGACGACCTCTCCACCGAGGCCGAGCACGCCCTCGGCCAGGACGTCGGCCAGCACTACTTCATCACCGACTGGCCCAGCGAGATCAAGCCCTTCTACATCATGGACAAGGACGACGAGGTCTCCACCGGCTTCGACATGATGCACCCCGAGATGGAGCTGGTCTCCGGCGGCCAGCGTGAGCACCGCCACGACCAGCTCGTCCAGGGCTTCGAACAGCAGGGCCTGGACCCCGAGGCCTTCGAGTACTACACCAAGATGTTCAAGTACGGCATGCCGCCCCACGCCGGCTGGGGCCTCGGCGGCGAGCGCCTCATCATGACGATGCTCGGCCTCGGCAACATCCGCGAGGCGGTGCTGTTCCCGCGAGACCGACAGCGACTCAGTCCGTAG
- a CDS encoding right-handed parallel beta-helix repeat-containing protein, producing MPRDSTRVATVVASVLLVASVVGLGWAATGAAAAQETEAAQGPTEIDACTTITEPGSYVLAADLEGANGTCIEIASDDVVLDGNGHAIAGGQNESDVAAFRAASLAPSVVFSENETAADETLVAEVLANYPVATDERWANVGVAAAGSENVTVRDVTVTGLYFGVYLDGVSDVRMENVTAEANADGMDVFDSTNVTAADSRLVDNQWGLWAVNVTESDVTNVTAESNGVNAVGAVYAPGLTIDGATVSGSPVGIELLVSNDSQVRNATVTDSAHTGLGVFGSDRVAVTDSTVANTTGDVPESLAEVPAPYAEPAGINLDDASEGEYRNVTLTGNSAWAIHATNESTGNVLETVRIDGTTVSGTVTDAALRTSADESVADGVAVNDLYVTATDGSASVDLEATSDDATSSVTIDASTGGDVTADAGDAGVATSDDVTVGENATSGAVNVGNDVTVEAVNVGEGGTAEASANVSVSASG from the coding sequence ATGCCACGAGACAGCACGCGGGTAGCTACAGTCGTCGCATCGGTGCTGCTGGTCGCGTCGGTCGTCGGCCTCGGGTGGGCGGCGACGGGCGCGGCCGCAGCGCAGGAGACGGAGGCCGCCCAGGGCCCGACGGAGATCGACGCCTGCACGACGATCACTGAACCGGGCAGTTACGTCCTCGCCGCGGATCTCGAGGGCGCGAACGGGACCTGCATCGAGATCGCGTCCGACGACGTCGTCCTGGACGGGAACGGACACGCGATCGCTGGCGGCCAGAACGAGAGCGACGTCGCCGCTTTCCGGGCGGCCTCGCTGGCCCCGTCGGTCGTCTTCAGCGAGAACGAGACGGCCGCCGACGAGACGCTCGTCGCGGAGGTGCTGGCGAACTACCCGGTAGCCACGGACGAGCGGTGGGCGAACGTCGGCGTCGCCGCCGCCGGTTCGGAGAACGTCACTGTCCGCGACGTCACCGTCACGGGGCTATACTTCGGCGTCTATCTGGACGGCGTCTCCGACGTTCGGATGGAGAACGTCACCGCGGAGGCCAACGCCGACGGGATGGACGTCTTCGACTCGACGAACGTGACCGCAGCGGACAGCCGACTGGTCGACAACCAGTGGGGGCTCTGGGCGGTGAACGTGACAGAGAGCGACGTCACGAACGTCACCGCGGAGTCGAACGGCGTCAACGCCGTCGGTGCGGTGTACGCGCCGGGGCTGACGATCGACGGGGCCACGGTCTCGGGCTCCCCGGTCGGGATCGAACTGCTCGTCTCGAACGACAGCCAGGTCCGCAACGCCACGGTCACCGACAGCGCCCACACCGGTCTCGGCGTGTTCGGCTCCGACCGCGTCGCCGTAACGGACAGCACGGTGGCGAACACGACCGGCGACGTGCCGGAGTCCCTCGCCGAGGTCCCGGCCCCGTACGCCGAGCCGGCGGGGATCAACCTCGACGACGCCAGCGAGGGCGAGTACCGGAACGTGACGCTGACCGGCAACTCGGCGTGGGCGATCCACGCGACGAACGAGTCAACCGGCAACGTCCTCGAGACCGTCAGGATCGACGGGACGACCGTCAGCGGCACCGTCACCGACGCCGCGCTGCGAACCTCGGCGGACGAGTCCGTCGCTGACGGCGTCGCCGTCAACGACCTCTACGTGACTGCGACGGACGGTAGTGCGTCCGTCGACCTCGAGGCCACCTCGGACGACGCGACGAGCAGCGTCACGATCGACGCCTCGACCGGCGGCGACGTGACGGCCGACGCCGGCGACGCCGGCGTCGCGACCTCCGACGACGTTACCGTCGGGGAGAACGCGACCTCAGGAGCAGTTAACGTTGGAAACGACGTAACCGTCGAGGCCGTGAACGTCGGCGAGGGCGGAACGGCCGAAGCGTCGGCGAACGTGTCCGTCTCGGCGTCCGGGTAG
- a CDS encoding cellulose binding domain-containing protein encodes MYTYYGEGDESVEGFPPDEEPIDPYFVEARVETDSSEIAEIEAFVDNVAIHPPRFEDGLSVRYYFDASGIDEPEGLTVDVYYDQTDAQPGQAAEVVGPGPYDESGDVYYVEFDYSGIQIAG; translated from the coding sequence GTGTACACCTACTACGGCGAGGGCGACGAATCGGTCGAGGGCTTCCCGCCGGACGAGGAGCCCATCGACCCCTACTTCGTCGAGGCCCGGGTCGAGACCGACTCCTCCGAGATCGCCGAGATCGAGGCCTTCGTCGACAACGTCGCGATCCACCCGCCGCGCTTCGAGGACGGCCTGAGCGTCCGGTACTACTTCGACGCGAGCGGCATCGACGAGCCGGAGGGACTGACGGTGGACGTCTACTACGACCAGACCGACGCGCAACCCGGACAGGCCGCTGAGGTCGTCGGGCCGGGACCCTACGACGAGTCCGGGGACGTCTACTACGTCGAGTTCGACTACTCGGGGATCCAGATCGCCGGCTAA
- a CDS encoding AIM24 family protein, which produces MDIEDFASENEPTETDAPFELENSYTLDVDVDGTVLAKAGSMVAYTGDLSFTGKASAEGGITGFLKEAATGEGTPVMTVEGDGHVYLADRQKKVQVLELDADDAITVNGEDVLAFESDLSYEISTIDSLAGSFAGGLTNVYLEGPGYVALTTHGDPLVLEPPVSTDPSATVAWSGTSPDVEVNKNLSDMIGQESGERFQMNFDGDGGFVVVQPYEEHGGA; this is translated from the coding sequence ATGGACATCGAAGACTTCGCCTCCGAGAACGAACCGACCGAGACCGACGCGCCCTTCGAACTGGAGAACAGCTACACCCTTGACGTGGACGTCGACGGGACCGTCCTGGCCAAGGCCGGGTCGATGGTCGCCTACACGGGCGATCTGTCCTTCACCGGCAAGGCCTCCGCGGAGGGCGGGATCACCGGCTTCCTCAAGGAGGCCGCAACCGGCGAGGGAACGCCCGTGATGACCGTCGAGGGCGACGGCCACGTCTACCTCGCGGACCGCCAGAAGAAGGTGCAGGTCCTCGAACTCGACGCCGACGACGCCATCACGGTCAACGGCGAGGACGTCCTGGCCTTCGAGTCGGACCTCTCCTACGAGATCAGCACCATCGACAGCCTCGCGGGCTCCTTCGCCGGCGGCCTCACCAACGTCTACCTCGAGGGCCCGGGGTACGTCGCGCTGACCACCCACGGCGACCCGCTGGTGCTGGAGCCGCCCGTCTCCACCGACCCCAGCGCCACGGTCGCCTGGAGCGGGACGTCGCCGGACGTCGAGGTCAACAAGAACCTCTCGGACATGATCGGCCAGGAGTCCGGCGAGCGATTCCAGATGAACTTCGACGGCGACGGCGGCTTCGTCGTCGTCCAGCCCTACGAGGAACACGGCGGGGCCTGA
- a CDS encoding universal stress protein: MGKELERDLGLPAVIAISIGAMIGSGIFILPGLALKMAGPAVIVAYLLAGLLVLPAALSKSEMATAMPEAGGTYIYIERGMGPLLGTIAGVGTWFSLSFKGALALVGGIPYLLYLTDLPETPVALALAALLIVVNIVGAKQTGRLQVGIVVVMLAAMAWFVVGGLPATNAASYGNFFAEGPTGLLAATGFVFVSYAGVTKVASVAEEVENPDRNLPLGILASLGVTTLLYVLIVVVMVGVTEPGGLSESVPMIDAAEAALAWPGVVAIILAAVLALISTANAGILSSSRYPFAMARDALAPESLTEVHDRFGTPARAITLTGAVMLFLIAFVPVSDIAKLASAFQIVVFALVNGAVIAFREGAADYDPSFESPLYPWTQILGILGGLLLIGFMGTVPLVGAAVITVGSVLWYFYYARDRVEREGAATDVVRRSVGRQAVERTRSLFEDVDGYEVLVAITEDTSEARERSLLRIAADIARENDGSVTVVQFDEVPDQEPLEHASEVQSAADVEFERRTADLTEEFDVPVHYGEIVSHDTKHAVVNFAAHEDADFLVVERTDEPLYASLFGSTTEWITRNAPCDVLLVEERDLAEVESVSVVADRGPFDPQKIAVANALASETGSPIDLVYRVDADATEAQRATIDEYLAELEGLCSVPVERSVVESDDRASDFVDLTDPADVLVIGTDGGRLRGRLFGRPADRIVDTVDCTAIQIQPRESERPGPLRRIVERFVF, from the coding sequence ATGGGGAAGGAACTCGAACGGGACCTCGGCCTGCCGGCGGTGATCGCCATCTCGATCGGCGCGATGATCGGGAGCGGCATCTTCATCCTCCCGGGGCTGGCCCTGAAGATGGCGGGCCCGGCCGTCATCGTGGCGTACCTGCTGGCCGGCCTGCTCGTGCTCCCGGCGGCGCTCTCGAAGTCGGAGATGGCCACTGCGATGCCAGAGGCCGGGGGGACGTACATCTACATCGAGCGCGGGATGGGGCCGCTTCTGGGCACGATCGCCGGCGTCGGCACCTGGTTCTCGCTCTCTTTCAAGGGCGCGCTGGCGCTGGTCGGCGGGATCCCCTACCTGCTGTACCTGACGGACCTGCCGGAGACGCCCGTCGCGCTGGCGCTGGCGGCGCTGTTGATCGTCGTGAACATCGTCGGCGCCAAGCAGACCGGCCGCCTGCAGGTCGGCATCGTCGTCGTCATGCTCGCGGCGATGGCGTGGTTCGTGGTCGGCGGCCTCCCGGCGACGAACGCAGCGAGCTACGGGAACTTCTTCGCGGAGGGGCCGACCGGCCTGCTGGCGGCGACGGGCTTCGTGTTCGTCTCCTACGCCGGCGTGACCAAGGTGGCCAGCGTCGCCGAGGAGGTCGAGAACCCGGACCGCAACCTCCCGCTGGGGATCCTCGCGTCGCTGGGTGTCACGACGCTGCTGTACGTGCTGATCGTCGTCGTGATGGTCGGCGTGACCGAGCCCGGCGGCCTCAGCGAGTCGGTCCCGATGATCGACGCGGCGGAGGCGGCGCTGGCGTGGCCGGGCGTCGTCGCCATCATCCTGGCCGCGGTGCTGGCGCTGATCAGCACGGCCAACGCCGGCATCCTCTCCTCGTCGCGGTACCCCTTCGCGATGGCCCGCGACGCCCTCGCCCCGGAGTCGCTGACCGAGGTCCACGACCGGTTCGGGACGCCCGCGCGGGCCATCACGCTCACGGGCGCGGTCATGCTCTTCCTGATCGCCTTCGTCCCCGTCTCCGACATCGCCAAACTGGCCAGCGCCTTCCAGATCGTCGTGTTCGCGCTGGTCAACGGTGCCGTGATCGCCTTCCGCGAGGGGGCGGCCGACTACGATCCGAGCTTCGAGTCGCCGCTGTACCCGTGGACGCAGATCCTCGGCATCCTCGGCGGCCTGCTGCTGATCGGCTTCATGGGGACCGTCCCGCTCGTGGGGGCGGCCGTCATCACCGTCGGCTCCGTCCTGTGGTACTTCTACTACGCCCGCGACCGCGTCGAGCGTGAGGGGGCCGCCACGGACGTCGTCCGCCGCTCGGTCGGCCGGCAGGCCGTCGAGCGCACCCGGTCGCTGTTCGAGGACGTCGACGGATACGAGGTGCTGGTCGCGATCACCGAGGACACGAGCGAGGCCCGCGAGCGGTCGCTCCTGCGGATCGCGGCCGACATCGCCCGCGAGAACGACGGCTCTGTCACCGTCGTCCAGTTCGACGAAGTGCCAGACCAGGAGCCGCTGGAACACGCCTCCGAGGTGCAGTCGGCCGCCGACGTCGAGTTCGAGCGCCGGACGGCGGACCTCACCGAGGAGTTCGACGTTCCCGTCCACTACGGGGAGATCGTCAGCCACGACACGAAACACGCCGTCGTCAACTTCGCCGCCCACGAGGACGCCGACTTCCTCGTCGTCGAGCGGACCGACGAACCGCTGTACGCCTCCCTGTTCGGATCGACCACTGAGTGGATCACCCGGAACGCGCCCTGCGACGTCCTGCTCGTCGAGGAACGGGACCTCGCCGAGGTCGAGTCAGTCTCGGTCGTCGCCGACCGGGGGCCCTTCGACCCCCAGAAGATCGCCGTCGCGAACGCGCTGGCCAGCGAGACGGGCTCGCCGATCGACCTCGTCTACCGGGTCGACGCCGACGCGACCGAGGCCCAGCGGGCGACGATCGACGAGTACCTGGCGGAGCTGGAGGGGCTGTGCTCGGTCCCGGTCGAGCGATCGGTCGTCGAGTCCGACGACCGGGCGAGCGACTTCGTCGACCTGACCGACCCCGCCGACGTGCTGGTCATCGGCACCGACGGCGGCCGGCTCCGGGGCCGCCTGTTCGGCCGCCCCGCCGACCGGATCGTCGACACCGTCGACTGCACCGCGATCCAGATCCAGCCCCGGGAATCGGAACGGCCCGGACCCCTCCGCCGAATCGTCGAGCGGTTCGTGTTCTGA